The Micromonospora sp. Llam0 genome includes a window with the following:
- a CDS encoding Fur family transcriptional regulator translates to MKQPPAEAGRSTRQRNEILALLAATTEFRSAQHLYAELRAQGSTVGLTTVYRTLQVFANAGQVDVMHGVGGEQLYRRCSQTEHHHLVCRLCARTVEVVGPPTQEWIGQVAGEHGFTDVNYMLELFGVCTDCARHGDG, encoded by the coding sequence GTGAAGCAGCCGCCTGCGGAAGCTGGCCGCTCCACCCGCCAGCGCAACGAGATCCTTGCCCTGCTGGCCGCGACCACCGAGTTTCGCAGCGCTCAGCATCTGTACGCCGAGCTGCGCGCACAGGGTTCGACCGTCGGTCTGACGACCGTCTACCGGACCCTGCAGGTGTTCGCCAACGCCGGGCAGGTGGACGTGATGCACGGCGTCGGTGGCGAGCAGCTGTACCGTCGGTGCAGCCAGACCGAGCACCATCACCTGGTCTGCCGGCTGTGCGCCCGTACCGTGGAGGTGGTCGGACCACCCACCCAGGAGTGGATCGGCCAGGTCGCCGGCGAACACGGCTTCACCGACGTCAACTACATGCTCGAGCTTTTCGGAGTCTGCACCGACTGCGCCCGGCACGGCGATGGCTGA
- a CDS encoding saccharopine dehydrogenase NADP-binding domain-containing protein: protein MIGVLGASGSVGQGAVEHLYRLGVGPLRLGARSGDPLRRVAAGLPGADVETVEVDVRDPVALASFCAGTLVVVNCAGPTYELKETVAAAALAASAHCVDVAGDDPVYEALTGTGAPEHDRTVLLSAGTLPGLSSLLPRWLAATEFDDVDTLTAWVGGVEHCSPVVAVDMMLSLRSGGAAGAAYGEANAAWRGGAVRSRALRPAEDATVPQFAGSVAVQPFLSAETRRLARTMRLRDVDWLNVYPGPQVRTLLAALPAAASVGADEADLARRMIRAADLDLAGRSPYYQMVFTMGGTRGGVPAERTAVLRVDSSYRLTGLVGALAAVAVLGGDVAPGVYFAADVLDPAATVDALRGSGESLAVRLVDGDTADDTEEGAL, encoded by the coding sequence ATGATCGGCGTACTGGGCGCCTCCGGATCGGTCGGCCAGGGCGCCGTCGAGCACCTGTACCGCCTCGGCGTCGGGCCGCTGCGTCTCGGCGCCCGCAGCGGCGATCCACTGCGGCGCGTCGCCGCAGGCCTGCCCGGGGCCGACGTGGAAACCGTCGAGGTCGATGTGCGGGATCCGGTCGCCCTGGCCAGCTTCTGTGCCGGCACCCTCGTGGTGGTCAACTGCGCCGGGCCGACATACGAACTGAAGGAGACGGTCGCCGCCGCAGCGTTGGCCGCCAGCGCGCACTGCGTCGACGTGGCCGGCGACGATCCGGTCTACGAGGCACTGACCGGCACCGGCGCGCCCGAGCACGACCGTACGGTGCTGCTGTCCGCCGGCACCCTGCCGGGCCTGTCCAGCCTGCTGCCACGCTGGCTCGCCGCGACCGAGTTTGACGACGTCGACACGCTGACCGCCTGGGTCGGTGGCGTCGAACACTGCTCCCCCGTGGTCGCCGTCGACATGATGCTGTCGCTGCGCTCCGGTGGCGCGGCCGGAGCGGCGTACGGCGAGGCCAACGCCGCCTGGCGGGGCGGGGCGGTGCGGTCCCGGGCGCTGCGTCCGGCCGAGGACGCGACCGTGCCGCAGTTCGCCGGATCCGTCGCGGTGCAACCGTTTCTCAGCGCCGAGACCCGCCGACTGGCCCGTACGATGCGGCTGCGCGACGTCGACTGGCTCAACGTCTACCCGGGGCCCCAGGTACGGACGCTGCTGGCCGCACTGCCGGCCGCCGCCAGCGTCGGGGCCGACGAGGCGGACCTCGCCCGGCGGATGATCCGCGCCGCCGATCTGGACCTCGCCGGCCGCAGCCCCTACTACCAGATGGTCTTCACCATGGGCGGTACGCGCGGCGGCGTCCCCGCCGAGCGGACCGCGGTGCTGCGGGTCGACAGCAGTTACCGCCTCACCGGGCTGGTCGGTGCGCTGGCCGCCGTGGCGGTGCTCGGCGGCGACGTTGCACCTGGAGTCTACTTCGCCGCCGACGTGCTGGATCCGGCGGCCACGGTCGACGCGCTGCGCGGGTCGGGGGAGTCGCTCGCGGTGCGGCTGGTCGACGGCGACACCGCCGACGACACCGAGGAGGGCGCGCTGTGA
- a CDS encoding MFS transporter encodes MLPHESDTAARRTLLTVSVAAAITTMDITIVNVALAAIAADLSATLPQLQWMVNAYPLLFAALLLVGGSVSDRLGRRRIFVAGVVLFTIGSLLCGVAPAPGVLIAGRAVQGIGGALIFAPALPLLAAAYPGQRRNAAMGVFSATAAVSAAIAPLVGGALVSSLGWRSIFLVNLLPGAFVLFGALRWLPASGRQAGRRLDLAGAVLGVLLLGTVNLAVISGADEGWTRPVTLVAAGVAVVALVLFVATEHRTADPMLQLALFRIRAFTGVSVLSFLTRAVGFGTMPYLVLWLQGMLGYSPLQAGLQLSALSVAIVGGSLVVARLQHRYGTRAVVVAGFVAICGGYLLVARVGAESTWLVVLPGLLLIGAGMGLLFAPLMGISVSVVPPQQAGMASGTANAFFPLGTAVGAAVFGAVLAGRVGSGLSDDAVRSVGVSGQTATEVRELASAGRFTDLPPEVAMLARVAFVDGLATVAWVAAGAAAVGVAVALATVPSGRDRPAVAAGRASTNADVRAPDGGD; translated from the coding sequence TTGCTGCCGCATGAGTCGGATACGGCAGCCCGCCGTACCCTGTTGACCGTCAGCGTCGCCGCCGCCATCACCACGATGGACATCACCATCGTGAACGTGGCGCTCGCGGCGATAGCCGCCGACCTGTCGGCCACCTTGCCTCAACTGCAGTGGATGGTCAACGCGTACCCGCTGCTGTTCGCCGCGTTGCTGTTGGTCGGCGGATCGGTGTCGGACCGTCTCGGCCGGCGGCGGATCTTCGTCGCTGGCGTGGTGCTGTTCACCATCGGTTCGTTGCTGTGCGGCGTCGCGCCTGCGCCGGGGGTGTTGATCGCAGGGCGGGCTGTGCAGGGCATCGGCGGTGCGCTCATCTTCGCGCCCGCGTTGCCGTTGCTGGCAGCAGCCTATCCCGGGCAACGGCGCAATGCCGCGATGGGAGTCTTCAGCGCGACCGCCGCTGTCTCCGCGGCGATCGCGCCGCTCGTGGGCGGTGCGCTTGTGTCGAGCCTCGGTTGGCGGTCCATCTTCCTGGTGAACCTGCTGCCCGGCGCGTTCGTCCTGTTCGGCGCGCTGCGCTGGCTACCGGCCTCCGGCCGGCAGGCGGGGCGTCGGCTCGACCTGGCCGGGGCTGTGCTGGGGGTGCTGCTGCTCGGCACGGTCAACCTGGCGGTCATCTCCGGTGCGGACGAGGGATGGACGCGACCGGTCACGCTCGTCGCGGCCGGGGTTGCGGTCGTCGCCCTGGTGCTGTTCGTCGCCACCGAGCATCGGACCGCTGATCCGATGCTGCAGTTGGCATTGTTCCGGATCCGGGCCTTCACCGGTGTCAGCGTGCTGAGCTTCCTCACCCGGGCCGTGGGCTTCGGGACGATGCCGTACCTGGTGCTGTGGCTGCAGGGCATGCTCGGCTACTCGCCGCTGCAGGCCGGGCTGCAACTGTCGGCCCTGTCGGTGGCGATCGTCGGTGGCAGTCTCGTGGTGGCGCGGCTGCAGCACCGGTACGGAACCCGAGCGGTCGTCGTCGCCGGGTTCGTCGCCATCTGCGGGGGATACCTGCTCGTCGCCCGGGTCGGTGCCGAGTCGACCTGGCTGGTCGTGCTGCCCGGTCTGCTGCTGATCGGCGCCGGCATGGGGCTGCTGTTCGCGCCGCTGATGGGCATCTCGGTGTCGGTGGTGCCGCCTCAGCAGGCAGGCATGGCTAGCGGTACGGCGAACGCGTTCTTCCCACTCGGCACCGCGGTCGGTGCTGCGGTCTTCGGCGCGGTGCTCGCCGGCCGGGTCGGCTCCGGGCTGTCCGACGACGCCGTGCGGTCCGTCGGGGTGTCCGGGCAGACGGCAACGGAGGTACGGGAGCTGGCGTCGGCCGGTCGGTTCACTGATCTGCCGCCCGAGGTGGCGATGCTGGCCCGGGTCGCCTTCGTCGACGGACTGGCCACGGTCGCCTGGGTGGCCGCGGGGGCGGCGGCCGTCGGAGTCGCGGTGGCGTTGGCGACGGTTCCGTCCGGACGAGACAGGCCCGCCGTCGCTGCCGGACGAGCATCGACGAACGCCGACGTACGGGCACCGGACGGCGGCGACTGA
- a CDS encoding flavin reductase family protein, whose translation MAERSRPTVSASRFRELMRAYPTGVVAVTAATDRGPRALLVGSFFSVSLRPVLVGFCVGKQSTTWPDIRRTARFGIGILAADQEDLGTALAAPGPQRLAGVPWRPSSTGVPVLPGVLAHLECVPGAEHRAGDHTIVVAEVRSIESLRDHQPLIFCHRTFGTVADARGGERPVLSG comes from the coding sequence ATGGCTGAACGGTCCCGGCCCACGGTGTCGGCAAGCCGGTTCCGCGAACTGATGCGCGCCTACCCGACCGGCGTGGTCGCGGTGACGGCGGCCACCGACCGGGGGCCGCGCGCCCTGCTGGTCGGCTCCTTCTTCTCCGTCTCTCTCCGGCCGGTGCTGGTCGGGTTCTGCGTGGGGAAGCAGTCCACGACGTGGCCGGACATCCGCCGGACGGCCCGGTTCGGGATCGGCATCCTCGCTGCCGACCAGGAGGACCTTGGAACGGCGCTCGCCGCGCCCGGCCCGCAACGTCTGGCCGGAGTGCCGTGGCGGCCGTCCAGTACCGGTGTTCCGGTTCTACCTGGCGTGCTCGCGCACCTGGAATGCGTGCCGGGCGCCGAGCACCGGGCCGGCGACCACACGATCGTCGTCGCGGAGGTCCGCTCCATCGAAAGCCTGCGCGACCATCAGCCGCTGATCTTCTGCCATCGGACCTTCGGCACCGTCGCCGACGCCCGCGGCGGCGAACGGCCGGTGCTGTCCGGCTGA
- a CDS encoding trans-aconitate 2-methyltransferase, which translates to MRDYYSPVAEFYEMVAARQAASSGPALAPVLAGVDSTSGPVVEIGAGTGRVTEIIAAALPSARIVAVEPSTAMRAVLTSRVATDDTLRQRVTVVDAAAPDLPLPATICAAVVFGVAGHLDEPARIRLWRRLRSRLAPGGVVVVELMGVRRPREIPPALSIRDSIGRHDYEWWVAGSPAGGDLMRFTTTWRVYRAGQLIREVSDSYDWHTIDSDQLTRESGMVSRPAAAVTGAGAPEVVVLAAA; encoded by the coding sequence GTGCGTGACTACTACTCCCCGGTGGCCGAGTTCTACGAAATGGTCGCCGCCAGACAGGCCGCCAGCAGCGGACCGGCCCTGGCCCCCGTACTCGCCGGCGTCGACTCGACGTCCGGCCCGGTCGTCGAGATCGGCGCCGGCACCGGCCGGGTCACCGAGATCATCGCCGCGGCCCTGCCGAGCGCGCGGATCGTGGCGGTCGAGCCGTCCACCGCGATGCGGGCGGTGCTGACCAGCCGGGTCGCGACCGACGATACCCTGCGTCAGCGGGTCACCGTGGTCGACGCCGCAGCCCCGGACCTGCCGCTACCGGCGACCATCTGCGCCGCGGTCGTGTTCGGCGTCGCCGGTCACCTCGACGAACCAGCCCGGATCCGGCTGTGGCGGCGGCTGCGGAGCCGACTCGCCCCCGGCGGCGTGGTGGTCGTCGAGCTGATGGGCGTACGGCGGCCCCGCGAGATCCCACCGGCCCTGTCGATCCGCGACTCGATCGGCCGGCACGACTACGAATGGTGGGTCGCCGGCAGCCCGGCCGGTGGCGACCTCATGCGGTTCACCACCACCTGGCGGGTGTACCGCGCCGGACAGTTGATCCGTGAGGTGAGCGACAGCTACGACTGGCACACCATCGACAGCGATCAACTCACCCGTGAGTCCGGAATGGTCAGCCGACCGGCCGCGGCCGTCACCGGCGCCGGAGCCCCGGAGGTGGTCGTCCTTGCTGCCGCATGA
- a CDS encoding cytochrome P450: MTETLPTGTQTPPAFPVPRECPFAPPERYAELRAVEPVSQVTLPTGKQPWIVTRYADVRALLADPRVSADIRHPNFPAMGIGEQEAGAKSRPFIRTDPPEHTRFRRMLQAEFTVKRIRDMRPTIQHTVDHLVDDMLAAGPPVDLVTAYANAVSTTTVLGLFGAPTDDLEFFRDVTRISGGRNSNAEEVGAALASLFRMLDELITAREQDPSDDLLSKLVVDHLRAGVVTRHELLSMIGITIVAGRETTTSMIALGTLLLLRHPEQLARLRAEPELMPAAVEELLRILSVADSIPLRVAAADIDLGGTRIQAGDGIIALLAAADHDPEVFSDPQRLDLDRVNRHHVAFGYGVHQCIGQNLARLELEIAIGTLIRRIPDLRLASAFDDLDFKHDAATFGIEAMQVTW; this comes from the coding sequence ATGACCGAGACACTTCCCACCGGAACGCAGACCCCGCCGGCGTTCCCGGTACCGAGGGAGTGCCCCTTCGCCCCACCGGAGCGCTACGCCGAACTACGCGCCGTCGAACCGGTGTCACAGGTGACGCTGCCCACCGGCAAACAGCCGTGGATCGTCACCCGCTACGCCGACGTCCGGGCGTTGCTGGCCGACCCCCGGGTCAGCGCCGACATCCGGCATCCGAACTTCCCCGCGATGGGCATCGGTGAGCAGGAGGCCGGTGCCAAATCGCGGCCGTTCATCCGTACCGACCCGCCGGAACACACCCGCTTCCGACGGATGCTGCAGGCCGAGTTCACCGTCAAACGGATTCGGGACATGCGCCCGACGATCCAGCACACCGTCGATCACCTCGTCGACGACATGCTGGCCGCCGGTCCACCCGTCGATCTGGTCACGGCGTACGCCAACGCGGTCTCCACGACGACCGTGCTGGGTCTGTTCGGCGCGCCCACCGACGACCTCGAGTTCTTCCGCGACGTGACCCGCATCTCAGGCGGGCGAAACAGCAACGCCGAAGAGGTCGGCGCCGCCCTCGCCAGTCTGTTTCGGATGCTGGACGAGCTGATCACCGCCCGGGAACAGGACCCCAGCGACGATCTGCTGTCCAAGCTGGTCGTCGACCACCTGCGGGCCGGCGTGGTCACCCGGCACGAACTGCTGTCGATGATTGGCATCACCATCGTCGCCGGTCGGGAGACCACCACCAGCATGATCGCGCTCGGCACGCTGCTACTGCTGCGCCACCCGGAGCAGCTGGCCCGGTTGCGGGCCGAGCCCGAGCTGATGCCGGCGGCCGTGGAGGAACTGCTGCGCATCCTGTCGGTGGCCGACTCGATCCCACTGCGCGTCGCCGCCGCCGACATCGACCTCGGCGGGACGCGAATCCAGGCAGGCGACGGCATCATCGCCCTGCTCGCCGCCGCCGACCACGATCCGGAGGTGTTTTCGGACCCGCAGCGGCTGGACCTCGACCGGGTCAACCGTCACCACGTCGCCTTCGGGTACGGGGTGCATCAGTGCATCGGGCAGAACCTGGCCCGGCTGGAACTGGAGATCGCGATCGGCACCCTGATCCGGCGAATCCCGGACCTGCGGCTGGCCAGTGCGTTCGACGATCTCGACTTCAAGCACGACGCGGCGACGTTCGGCATCGAGGCGATGCAGGTGACCTGGTGA
- a CDS encoding Gfo/Idh/MocA family oxidoreductase — translation MSTPLRVLVCGTNFGRFYLRAVADLAPDLVLVGVLSRGGTASRALADEYGVPHHDSLDTVDADEIDIACVVVGSTISGGAGTDLARALLARGVHVLQEHPVHHDELVDCLRAARHHGVQYRVNAHYRHVEPVRRFIAAAARLRAREKFVFVDAASPVHVLHPFVDVLGAALGSLRPWRVDEVVASGPLRLVTGQVGGVPLTLRVHHELDPADRDNHALFWHRISLGTRAGVLTLADTHGPVLWTPTLHADRDAAGRLVFTGEQLDQPGSAPLPGTAAGTQRDVFDRLWPQAVRRALREFAAAVRRGDDPLRTAQFDITACRIWSQLAARLGPPDVVRPAAPSQVVLADLVEPTEEVVEPTEGAAEPTGAAEPTDGSDAVEPYSPTAEFFDLAAAAHVATGSAPAVVAALAGIDTAAGPVVEIGAGTGLVTVALARAFPDLEIVAHEPATGMRAVLTSRIYRDPDLRRRITICAEPAPDLELPDTISGAVVCGVAGHLDRPDRVRLWRRLAERLTPGGRIVVELMSIDRPLVLDPTRLSHVDVGGQRYEWWFSGEPDGPDRMRLHTTWRVSAEDGTAVREVADHYHWYTLTLAGIAAESGLPLHDIAPAGTGGPPIGVLVPTPRTTTDQEGTPR, via the coding sequence GTGAGCACGCCGCTGCGGGTGCTGGTCTGCGGCACCAACTTCGGCCGGTTCTACCTGCGGGCGGTCGCCGACCTCGCGCCCGACCTGGTCCTCGTCGGCGTGCTCAGCCGGGGCGGGACCGCCTCCCGGGCACTGGCCGACGAGTACGGGGTGCCCCACCACGACAGCCTGGACACGGTCGACGCCGACGAGATCGACATCGCCTGCGTCGTCGTCGGCTCCACCATCTCCGGCGGCGCGGGCACCGACCTCGCCCGGGCGTTGCTGGCCCGGGGCGTGCACGTGCTGCAGGAACACCCGGTGCACCACGACGAACTTGTCGACTGCCTGCGGGCCGCGCGCCACCACGGGGTGCAGTACCGGGTCAACGCCCACTACCGGCACGTCGAACCGGTCCGCCGGTTCATCGCGGCTGCGGCCCGGCTCCGCGCGCGCGAGAAGTTCGTGTTCGTCGACGCCGCGAGCCCGGTGCACGTACTGCATCCGTTCGTGGACGTGCTGGGTGCCGCACTCGGCAGCCTGCGTCCCTGGCGCGTCGACGAGGTCGTCGCCAGTGGTCCGCTGCGGTTGGTCACCGGTCAGGTCGGCGGTGTGCCGCTGACCTTGCGGGTGCACCACGAGCTCGACCCGGCCGACCGCGACAACCATGCCCTGTTCTGGCACCGGATCAGCCTCGGCACCCGGGCCGGTGTGCTGACCCTGGCCGACACCCACGGACCGGTGCTGTGGACACCGACGCTGCACGCCGACCGCGACGCCGCCGGTAGGCTGGTCTTCACCGGCGAGCAGCTCGACCAACCAGGCAGCGCGCCGCTGCCGGGCACCGCCGCCGGCACCCAACGCGACGTCTTCGACCGGCTCTGGCCGCAGGCGGTGCGCCGCGCGCTACGGGAGTTCGCGGCCGCCGTACGTCGCGGCGACGATCCGCTGCGGACAGCCCAGTTCGACATCACCGCCTGCCGGATCTGGTCGCAACTGGCGGCCCGGCTCGGCCCGCCGGACGTGGTACGACCAGCGGCACCGTCCCAAGTCGTCCTCGCCGATCTCGTCGAGCCCACCGAGGAAGTCGTCGAGCCCACCGAGGGAGCCGCTGAGCCCACCGGAGCCGCTGAGCCGACCGACGGCAGCGACGCGGTGGAGCCGTACTCGCCGACCGCCGAGTTCTTCGACCTCGCCGCCGCCGCACACGTCGCGACCGGCAGCGCTCCCGCGGTCGTCGCGGCGCTGGCCGGGATCGACACCGCCGCCGGCCCAGTCGTCGAGATCGGTGCCGGGACCGGCCTGGTCACCGTCGCCCTCGCCCGGGCCTTTCCGGACCTGGAGATCGTCGCCCACGAACCGGCCACCGGCATGCGCGCCGTGCTGACCAGCCGGATCTACCGGGACCCCGACCTGCGCCGCCGGATCACCATCTGTGCCGAACCCGCCCCGGACCTCGAGCTGCCGGACACCATCAGCGGCGCCGTCGTCTGCGGAGTGGCCGGCCACCTCGACCGACCCGACCGGGTACGCCTGTGGCGGCGTCTCGCCGAGCGGTTGACCCCCGGCGGCCGGATCGTCGTCGAACTGATGTCCATCGACCGACCCCTCGTGCTCGACCCCACCCGGCTGTCTCACGTCGACGTCGGCGGACAGCGCTACGAATGGTGGTTCTCCGGCGAACCCGACGGCCCGGACCGGATGCGGCTGCACACGACGTGGCGGGTGTCAGCCGAGGATGGCACTGCGGTGCGCGAGGTCGCCGACCACTACCACTGGTACACCCTCACCCTCGCCGGCATCGCCGCCGAGTCCGGACTGCCGCTGCACGACATCGCACCGGCCGGCACCGGTGGACCCCCGATCGGCGTACTCGTGCCTACACCCCGGACCACGACCGACCAGGAAGGAACGCCCCGATGA
- a CDS encoding thioesterase II family protein, with amino-acid sequence MNAATLGQWLRCYRRRPAAAVRLVCFPHAGGGAGSFRAWDALLPSSVELVCVQYPGREDRFADPLVDDMSALTAPVADAVARLTDRPYLVFGHSMGTAVAYETVQRLRGLGVRQPQWLFVSGRPAPGDVVGGEVHRRDDDGLCAELNRLGGTHDEVLADPELRRAVLGYVRNDYRLIETYRPVPAAPLDCPIMVLRGDDDPELDDRQATGWGRLTRGRLDVRTFPGDHFYLVPQRDAVVSAILAKLDPVLTRTSAAWPSMP; translated from the coding sequence GTGAACGCCGCGACCCTCGGCCAGTGGCTGCGCTGCTACCGGCGGCGCCCAGCGGCAGCCGTCCGGCTGGTCTGCTTCCCGCACGCCGGCGGTGGTGCCGGCAGCTTCCGTGCCTGGGACGCGCTGCTGCCATCGTCGGTCGAGTTGGTGTGCGTGCAGTACCCGGGGCGGGAGGACCGGTTCGCCGATCCGCTCGTCGATGACATGAGCGCGCTGACGGCGCCGGTCGCCGACGCCGTGGCGCGCCTCACCGACCGACCATACCTGGTGTTCGGGCACAGCATGGGTACGGCGGTAGCGTACGAGACGGTCCAGCGGTTGCGCGGCCTCGGCGTTCGCCAGCCACAGTGGCTGTTCGTCTCCGGCCGCCCCGCGCCGGGCGACGTGGTCGGCGGCGAGGTGCACCGGCGCGACGACGACGGCCTCTGCGCCGAACTGAACCGGCTCGGCGGCACCCACGACGAGGTGCTGGCCGATCCGGAGCTGCGCCGGGCGGTGCTGGGCTACGTCCGCAACGATTACCGGCTCATCGAAACCTACCGGCCAGTGCCGGCGGCACCACTGGACTGCCCGATCATGGTGCTGCGGGGCGACGACGATCCGGAGCTCGACGATCGACAGGCGACCGGCTGGGGCCGGCTGACCCGCGGCCGGCTCGACGTGCGCACGTTCCCCGGCGACCACTTCTACCTGGTGCCGCAGCGGGACGCCGTCGTCTCAGCCATCCTCGCCAAGCTCGATCCGGTGCTGACCCGCACCTCTGCCGCCTGGCCCAGCATGCCGTGA